One genomic region from Mauremys reevesii isolate NIE-2019 linkage group 7, ASM1616193v1, whole genome shotgun sequence encodes:
- the SMIM4 gene encoding small integral membrane protein 4, with product MLGRRKIRYFLGLVPGRQYFGMYRFLPFFFLLGGAMEWFMINVRLGEETFYDVYRRKRSERQYEQRMEER from the exons ATGCTGGGGAGGAGAAAAATAAGATACTTCTTGGGGCTGGTGCCTGGAAGGCAGTACTTTGGCATGTACAGAttccttcctttcttctttcTCCTGGGGGGAGCCATGGAGTGGTTTATGATCAATGTCCGGCTTGGTGAAGAGACATTTT ATGATGTTTACCGTAGGAAACGGTCAGAGAGACAGTatgagcagaggatggaagaaagATGA